In the Trichoderma atroviride chromosome 4, complete sequence genome, ccccccccccccccccccttttcttgaGAATTCATATTTTCTAACGGGCTTTTCAGTTGACATTGCCTCGACTCTGTGGACCATTATCGAAGAAAATGTGGCCATTATCTGTGCCTGCCTGCCCATGTGCCGTATCGTCCTGGCCTTCCTCTTCCCCCAGACTTTCGGCACCAATATTCCTTCCAAGGGCTCTACGGGAGCATCTGGCGCTCTGGGATCGGAGAGCCGCAACAAATACGGATATGAACGCTCCACTTCGCCCTCACGCCGCCAAAGCTGGAAACCCTACACTGGACCAGGCGGAGATAACATCACCCGCAGTGTGGCCGCCCACCAGAGCGACGATACGAGTGAGGAGTTTATTCTCACGTCAGTGCAGAGGCACGGCTCGTCAGACGACCAGGATGGAGCGATTCGCAAGACTACAAAGTACGAAGTGTCGTATGAAACGGGGCCATACAAAAATTAAAAGGCTGTtatgatgttttttttttttttttttttgtttttttgcgaTGATGGAGTATTTGACAAAAAGCGGAGGAAAAAGACGCCGGTTTTCTCATGTTATCTTTGGCTATTTTAGGGGACTGTTTCTCATGATCATTATGTAGGGACCGGCTCTCTAaggcttttcttttcttctttccatccaCTTTCCAatttctgttttcttttgtataTATTGCATCGGTATCAATTCTTCCGTTTTGGAGTTTTGGAGACCGTTTATGACGACATGGGGGACAAGGCCCTTACTGTACATACACctgttctttttcctttgtctaATTAGAGATACCAATCAAGACATGATTCAACCCTTTCTATCATATATCAGTGTATTTGCTTTTTACACAGTACAACTACATCACTAATCCCTGGCAGTCCAGAACATTCCCATTCTTCATGCCCAGATCTAGCGTTATGCAGACATTGCGCCCTTGATGCCAGGGGTTCGTTGTTCTCGGCCCATGCGGACTCTGTGCACTCGGTATTTACGGATCCTTGTAGAAGAGgataaaagatgaagaaaaaagaaagaaaacgccATGGATAATACGTTGTTGAACTTGGCCATTCAGCAAGCGCATCCTGCTAGTATTGatgtttcctttttcttcttcgccacgACATTTCTACTTTTTAGTCTGTCTCCGGTAAACCGTCTAATGATGGCTCACACAGAAACTGACAGGCATAATCCACACGGAACTGTATCCGCGACAACTACCAAATGGCACCACAAAGTCCCGCCCTCTCGCTTCGCCGCatatcctctctctctccctctccactCTGGCGCAGAAAACGATATCaaggggaaacaaaaagaaacgagaaaaagagaggagacgaacaaaaaaaaaattgctgATCCGGCATGGGCCGACCCATGCTCGTCTCGTGGTTCCCCTCCACCCCCCTTTTTATTACCTgtaatatttttcttttgtgtGTTTCCCACGAGTTTGGCCAGGggttgttcttttttttttttttctctctctcttcggTGTAATTGGCCCCGTCAAGGACGAGTTTGACTAAAGTAGAACGATGGAATGGTGTGCAGAAGAGGATCGGGAAAGGCCGTTTTTGTTGCACccctttttttggggggtTACGGCCAGGTAAGGGTTCTTCGGCGGGGAGTTGAGAAGGCGTCGCTTACAAAGTATTGAGCGAAAAAGGTGCCGTTTGCTTGAATGAATTTGATTGTGATGACTACCTAGATGACTGCTGATGGATTCTGTACAACGCACTGCTATAACTACAATAGAGATACTGCTGCGAAGAGTTACAAATAAACACCTAGGTGCCTGTATCAAGTTTGCTGGTTGAATGTGCACATGTCCAGGTTAGGTAAGTAAGACTAGAGGTTAAGCCCTGCATCCCTTCGGACatgcaaaaagagaagagaaggatggGGTCATAACAGGAGAGAGTAAAGGCTACCGGCtaaagggaaaaaggaagaagacacAAGATGAGAAATAAGCAGACAAAGCTGTGCTTATGCCCCGTGATTCCTGGTGCAAGCACCCTCAACCAACAAGTCGATCCAGCGTAGCATTGACCCCAATCACCCCGTATTTGCAACCAAGATGCCGGATCTTGGGTTGCGCCCAGAATAAGCAGTCTCTAGTGCCCGTTACTACGAAAACGGCCCCCAAATCTGTGCATCTCATGCAAGCATCGGTCCCAAGTAGGTGAAATTGTAGCCAATGTTTCTTCACGGCATTTTTAACTCTCCCAAGGCCTTGACATAGTGAACCAAAAATTATGATGTCGGAGTGGAGTTTTGCTTCACAGCATCTTGTTACGCGCTATCCAAAGCCATCTTCACACTGGCTCAGGAATCAGATCCCCTTGATGCTCCCGGGATCATAAATTAGCCATGCACGCACCCATAGGTTCTATCAGATTTAGCTTGCCGAGGATCCGTAAGCCGGAGCAGCTCCAAGTGTATGGGCTGATGTAAATGTACGAGGCGAGCGATTTTAGATGctacaaaaagagaagagaaggtcGGAGCAAAACGGCCGGTGTTTGTCATGCGACGCTTTTtcgtctttgctttttctttcgtGGGCGTTTACTAGTATGCTTTGTACCGTTTGTACTGCTACCTTTGAAATGCCTAGGGCGCAAGACTTGTTGGGATGAGCCGGTAGAATTGCCGTGGTCATCATTATTAGGGCAACCTTGAGTAAAACAAGGGGACTGCCGTCATGTAAACAACACGGGGCATGATTCATGCACTAGTATTGACAGGTTTGGCCAAGGCCTCGTTCTGCTGACAGTgtggactttttttttatacgCAGCAGGTTAAGTGTGAGATTTTCAGATCTGGGGTTTGAAATTGGTGcatataataaaagtatgAAACTCAATGAATTTGATGAATAAAGCTCCATCACCTGCTGAGAAAGCAAATCATCATGAGTGTGTTGGCGGTTATTGTGCAAGGTATTCTTTCGAAAGCCAAAGTCACacaagatgctggagctaATACGTTAATCATTTGTATTCTTTGTATTCTCAAGTAGATTTATTTTACACATTCATATACACGGCGTCTCATAAAGCCATCAGCTCATGCCCTCCATAAACTCAACTCTGTCAAGCAGCATCTGTCTGTATCCCATGTACTCCTTGAGGCCCTCCCACTCCGGGCCCATCTCCTCACCGTGTCTCCAAGGCTCCTTGAAACCCCATGCACATGCCACCTTGTCCAGAGCggctctctcctcctctctcagCCATCGATATCGCAGTGGCGTTCCCGGCGTCCAGGTCACTCGCTTCATCTGGTCTTTGTTGCTCAGCTTGGCAATCATACCGAGAGAGCCAACCACAAGGAAGTAGCCCGAGATGCCGGCAACGGCAATTCCCGTAGCAGTGCTCATGTCCATGGTGTTTTGCCAGTAGGCGGCATAGCCCGTCGAGAGACCAAAGATGCCAAACGGCAGggtggcaaggccaagagcgGGCGCCGTGCCGTGCTTGATCAGCTTCTGGCGCTTAAACGCAGGGAGGGAGTACGAAGACTCGATGATTCCAAGAGCCGAGTCCAGGCTCTTGGCGTCAATCGCCGTCTGCAGAGCCATGTCTGCGATGGCGGGCTCAATGGCTCGAGCAGCCGCATTGGGATTCTGCTTCACGTACGCAATCTGGCCATCCTTGACGACgggctttggcttgtttgcAAACATCTCAAAGACAGCGGGCAGTGACTCtggctggccaagctgcgCTTGGATGGCGACGTAGAGCTCCAGGAACTCGGGCGTCATCTCGACATTCGGGTTCGCAACAATGGCGTATGCCGCGTGGGAGATTCGAAGAGTCGCCTCCGTCAGCTTGGCGTCAACGGGTATCCTGGCGCCCGTCCGTTCGGCTCCCAAGGAAACCAATTttgaggccgaggccctGTATTGCGCCTCTGCTCGCTTCAATTGGGGATGAAGCGCGGCGGCTGCTCGCAGACACGACTGCAGGGCAGCAGTGGTCAGCTGCTTGGCCGGGATGCCGTCGACGGAGAGGAACTTGTTGACGCTGTCCTCGGCCATATTCGCCAATTGCGAGGCGTCTGTCACCGGCCGCTGTGTCACTGGCACCGCATTCCCGTCTGCGTCTGATCCGGCGTCTGAAGCTGCCTTGGAGGCGGACACTGATGCGGTCCATCTCGCAGGCGTTGATCTCCATACCGAGCTTTGAACAACCTGGCGGGGGACCGCGGATAGAATTCGGCCAGAGAAAGGCTGCCTTGATACTCGTGCTGGTAATGAAGCACAGGATTGGCATATAAAGCCAACCTGCCGGGGATTCGCTCGTCGCATGGCGAGAAACGGGATGCGAGATGGGACGGAGCTGGGCTGAAGCGTAGCCAGTGGCGATTGCAAAACAGCGCAGAGTTCTTTATTGAATCGCCGTGCTGCAAATCCAGCGTCGCAACTTGACTAGGCCCAGGACGCTGCGCGGAAAAGCGAGGTCAAAGCAGCGAGGCGGAAAAGTTGCGAGCTTGGAGTTTGGCATAAAATGATTGCCGCAAGGCTGTGATTGGCTCCACCTTGGAAAAGTGACATATTCTGGTACATGCGAGCCAGTGCCAAAGTGCTGATCGCAgtggtacatgtacccaacAGCGCCTTGTGCGACTGTACTCATGTGTTCAAGCAAATgtcaaaacaaacaaaggaCATTTGATTCTTCGCTACAACACCCCATCTTTCACGAAAcaaatctctctctttttcacTTCTATTACACGTTCTATACATAGAACAGGCTCCAGCTTTGAGGGCCTTGTCAAAAGAGTGGGCCCTTTGGCTGGCCCTCTCCTCGACTGCGCCGGGCTCGTAAGCCTTGATGACGAAACGCCAGCGACGAGCTTTTGCCTCTGCCATGCCCGCGTCGACATCCTCACCATCGCCCAGACGCTGCAATTCGCTCGCGACGCTCCTCCAACGCCCGTGTTTAGGGACGCAGACGCCGCTGCAGCACCGTCGACAGCCCGCGCAGCCTGCCATCTCCCACTAGAACAACCGCTCCATCTGCACCTCCACCCACGCCTCAGCTCAGCGCTGCGAAGACGCCGAGACTTCAACCACCTCGCGCGACTCTCCATATCCTGCCAtgccgcctcctccgccgccgccgccgcctccattGCCCGGTGCTGGaggtcctcctcctcccccctccGCCTCCAGGAGGAGCTCCCGGTGGTTTGCCCGGCCGTCCACCGCCAAGTTCAGGAGGTCGGGTGCGTGCTCTCGCCAACCGAGACCTTTGGATGGATCTATCCCGCTGACCCTGCTCTTAGAATGCTCTCCTTGCCGATATCAACAAGGGGAGAGCCCTTAAAAAGGCCGTCACCAACGATCGTTCTGCTCCAGTTGTTGGCAAGGCATCAGGGTCATCAGGAGGCCCTGCCATAGGCGGCGCTCCTCCGGTTCCCGCCCTTGCGCTCGCGCCGCCTGTTCCTTCAGCAAACCGAGCCCGAAGCAACAGTGATCACACCGCGGCACACCAAGATGTACGCCCAGTCGACTCAGCACCGCAGCTGGGAGGCCTGTTCGTCGGCGGCATGCCGAAGCTAAAGAAGCGAGGAGGAAACATCGATACGGGAGCCGGCTCAGCGCCCTCCTACTCCTCGGACTCTGAGAAAGCGCCGTCTCATTCTGCCCCCCATGTGCCGACCTTTGCCGCGCCGAGGCCGCCAGCTGATGCTGCACCATCTGCACCAGCTATTCCCATTCTTCCAGGGCGAGGACCTCCTATTCCTCCCCCAGGCGCAGCAGCGGGcctgaagaagccaaagggaCCGCCGCCTCCAATTGGCAAAAAACCGCCGCCGCTACCGACTTCTCGAAAGCCCTCCCGAGCCACGCCGTCGCCAGttcctcctccgccagctccagcttcggcTGCCCCAGttccttcagctccttcagctcctccgccaccaccagcgtTCTCAGCACCGGCTCCCTTTGCGGcacctcctccgccgccgccgcctccagcaaCATCCGCTCCGGTACTGCCCGgagcaccaccacctcctccgcCTTCAGTAGCGCCTCCGTTaccctcgccatcgtcagcTCCACGGGCtcaaccgccgccgccgcccccaGCCCCTCCCGGAGCAGCACCTTCTCTCCCCCCAGCGCCGCCGGCACCGCCGATTTCAGCTCCCCCCGGCTTCCAAtgggcctcctcctcccgcaACACGACCTAGAGGGTCTTCCCTCCGCCATACGATGCTCGACCCGAGCTCCTTTACCCTAACCGCGAATGGAGGCAGCTCGCCAGCCCTTTCACCCAAAACCACTAACCACTCACGAACGATGAGTCAGGGCGGTGGGCGAATCTATATTGACGATAAGAGGTGGCACTTCAAGGACGAGAGCGTATTGCCAAAGCCTAGGGACTTTGTTGGGGGCGTAAGGAGATATAGAGCAGGTAGAGGGAGCAGTGTTCCGCTTGATTTGAGCGTGTTGAATTAGGGCCAATAGATGATATCTTTTTTTGAATTCATTTCCCCGGGGGGGGCGGTATACCCTGTGattaaagaagaaacattGACGACGTATGATATGTGACTAATAttggaaggaaaagagagtcTCTACCTTTACACTCTCTCCATTTTGCCACGGCGATACTTGAGTATACAGATATGAAGTAGCGAATGTTGTACTTGTAATGCAAAACCCAGACATGAATCTGCTATTTTCCCATGGAAAATAATATACATCACATTATGGGCGTGGGATCCTTTTTGTCTTGAAAATACTTTGTTATATATTGTACAGATATGTTGTCTATTCCCAACACTCGCTTTTCCCACTCTTTCAATCCCCCAAACTTGATAATATTTTTTACATTGACTTCAGGTAGTTGGActccttgatcttggcccTTCTCTCCTTGCGCATCGCCTTCCTCAGCTCCTctcgcttctccagcgcGGCGAGATTGTCCAGCACGGAGCCGTTTTGCTCGCCGGGCAGGTTGAcggactgctgctgcagcgggACCTTTGGCGCCAGGGCCTCGAGGTTGCCTTCGGCGAGGAGCTTGGCCTCGAGGGCCTTTTGGCGCTTGGCTGCGAGTTTTCGTTGCTTCTTGGATTTTGCTATAGGAAGAAACCAGtcagcctttttttctctctctcttgcttgGGGGATTTCTCATtgaaagaataaaagagTAAAGAGAAACGTACAGAATTCGTCACCCAGATTGTCATCAGCCGCATCGGCCTTTTTCATAACATCCAGGCAAGACCACAGCCACTCCGGGTAGTCttcatccttcttggcgaCCGGGTCCTGCCCGCCCTTGATGTAGTTTAAGCCATTGAGCACGGTTCCCTCCGGACAGCTGGATCGCGCcgtgccagcagcagcagctggctttgCAGCCTCGCCGGCGTCGGTGGTGGGGGTTGAGAGCTGAGGTTCGGCCGAGTAGAAGCGCAGGGAGGATGAGAATTGCCGTGAAAAGGAGAATTGGCGGCGCGCGACCGTTGCGCGCAGGCACCGGGTGCAGAACATGGCGGGTTTTATATGTGTGTGAGAGGTTGGTGAAGGGTTGTTCGCTCTGAGTgagatggcgaggctctGCTATTGGTGGTTGGAGAATTTTTGGGTTATGGCCGTTCGGCCTGGTAGTGGGGTGACCAATGGGGGATCAATTAGAGAGTTCTGCTTGctctcagcctcgtcatAGTTCTAACTGCACCTGAACAGTACATTCACATGTGTATACCAGCTACTGggagtttttttcttgattTCTTTTACATTTTAACGTGATTCCGTTGCTTCCCGATATGTACACTGGCAGAGCATTCCACCCGTTGCGCTCAATACCATGCATGGCTCTAGTCCTCTAAACCATCCATACTCTCTGCTCCATCCCAGACAAGGCCTCAGCCGGTCAATTCGGCCATCTGACAGCTCAAACAAAAAATTGTGTAAATATGACATATGTTTTTTTTAAGAGATATAGCTTCGTTTAAACTCATGAGAATCGTCCCTGGTTCAGCTTGGCAATCTTGTCGCTCGTGTGCACCTTGCGCTCCAAATCAAACTCCtggtccttcttctccagataGTTTTGCTGAATAAACTTGGTGCCCTTGACCTTGTTCGTGGAGAGCAGTTGCAGATATTTTTCTAATCAACAATTCAATGAGTCTGTGGCCCTCCCTCCCAAAATACCCTTCAGTGCAATGCAGATGGGAGCTTCCTCGGCTTACCTCTCAAGTGGCCGCACTTCTCCAGGTGGTTGACGCCCTCGCGGACGTAGCACTTGCCCAATTCCTCTTGGACGAGACGGGTCATCATGGCGCCAACCCATTGTTCCCGAATAATGGCATCCTCGGCCGCCTTGAACGCCTTGGTGTCGTCAAAGTCCACGCCGTTGAATGTGGGGGGAACCGTGGGCTTCTGGCTCTTGAAGAGCTCGGACTCGGGCGTCGGCATGATGGTGAGCTGGCTGATGTTCGACGGCTAAAAAGGTAGGGGGTCTGCTAAGGCCAAATGGTCGAGGGATGCGGCGGCGGAAGCTCGAATATCTCCTGATGCTTTTGAGCGCCTTCGAATGCCGGCCTGCCAGGGCAGTCCACTATGGATGGTCGACTAGCCTGCCTTTCCAGTCtttcgcagctgcagcctcagGCAGCAAGATTCGAGCCACACAGCCTGCATACGGTATGTGGAGAAGTGATGGCGAGCTACACCAAACTCTCCCACCGCCTTGGACCACCCCACTAGTCCACTATTCTGCCggacagaagaaaaaaaaatcagaaaAAGTTGTGCAGTAGGCGGACAGTCCCCAACCACCCAGGCTTTAAAAACTTGCGAGGCTGCCAATTCctgcgtcttctttttttctctacatCTACACCTAAAGACGAAAAACATTTCCGTCTTTGGACCTTCATCTCTTACCTTtaccttctttttcatcccTATTCACCCAATTCTTCACAATGGGCAAGTCCACCAAGGTCACCAAGAAGGCTGTGGCCGCTGAGCCTGTTGCCGCCAAGGTCGCCGCTCCCAAGAAGGCCCTCAAGGAGGAGCCctccaagaagagcaagaagaaggctgagccTGAGTCCTCTTCTGAGGAGGTGTCTGAGTCCGAGGAGGAATCTGATTCTTCCGCCAGCGAGAGCGAGTCTGAGTCTGAAGAGGAGGCCCCCAAGAAGACCCCCAAGAAggatgccaagaaggccgccgccaaggaggAGTCTTCTGAGTCCGAGTCTGAGTCTGACTCTGAGtccgatgag is a window encoding:
- a CDS encoding uncharacterized protein (EggNog:ENOG41); translation: MPTPESELFKSQKPTVPPTFNGVDFDDTKAFKAAEDAIIREQWVGAMMTRLVQEELGKCYVREGVNHLEKCGHLREKYLQLLSTNKVKGTKFIQQNYLEKKDQEFDLERKVHTSDKIAKLNQGRFS
- a CDS encoding uncharacterized protein (EggNog:ENOG41~TransMembrane:2 (i283-305o317-337i)), translating into MRRANPRQVGFICQSCASLPARVSRQPFSGRILSAVPRQVVQSSVWRSTPARWTASVSASKAASDAGSDADGNAVPVTQRPVTDASQLANMAEDSVNKFLSVDGIPAKQLTTAALQSCLRAAAALHPQLKRAEAQYRASASKLVSLGAERTGARIPVDAKLTEATLRISHAAYAIVANPNVEMTPEFLELYVAIQAQLGQPESLPAVFEMFANKPKPVVKDGQIAYVKQNPNAAARAIEPAIADMALQTAIDAKSLDSALGIIESSYSLPAFKRQKLIKHGTAPALGLATLPFGIFGLSTGYAAYWQNTMDMSTATGIAVAGISGYFLVVGSLGMIAKLSNKDQMKRVTWTPGTPLRYRWLREEERAALDKVACAWGFKEPWRHGEEMGPEWEGLKEYMGYRQMLLDRVEFMEGMS
- a CDS encoding mitochondrial 54S ribosomal protein mL54; translation: MFCTRCLRATVARRQFSFSRQFSSSLRFYSAEPQLSTPTTDAGEAAKPAAAAGTARSSCPEGTVLNGLNYIKGGQDPVAKKDEDYPEWLWSCLDVMKKADAADDNLGDEFSKSKKQRKLAAKRQKALEAKLLAEGNLEALAPKVPLQQQSVNLPGEQNGSVLDNLAALEKREELRKAMRKERRAKIKESNYLKSM